In the Methanocella sp. genome, CCTTCAGGGACGCGTTTTATAAAAAGCCGGCCATCGCCTTCGCAACGGGCAACGGCGGGCAGCAGAAATGTATCGAGAGCATCGAGAGGATCCTGGAGTTTTTCGAGGTCACCTTCGTACAAAGATCGGACATACTCTCCGCCGGGCTGGCCGTCCAGGGAAAGCCCGACGAGGGCGCGCTCCGGCAGGCGAAGGCCATCGGCCGAAAGCTGGGAGACGCCGGCATCGCATACGCCTGCAGCCTGGGAAGGAAAAATATCATCACAGGCTGACAGCACGCCTTTTTTTCGTCTTAAAAATAGATTTAAGTAATTTCAATGGCTTATATATTATGGATAATATACCCATTGAATTTTGAACCATGGGACACGCCATAAAGCGCTTGATAAAACAGGAGGGACATAATGAAATACCGATATACCGCAATATTTATAATACTGATCGCGCTGGCGGCTGCCGGGTGCACGTCGACGACCCAGACGAGCCCCGCCGCGTCCACCCAGCCGGCAGCGTCAGGCACTCCGACCACCGCTTCCAATGCAGCGAGCGGAAGCACACTTTCATCGATGATCGACTTCAGCAAGGTGAACTGGTATGAATACAGGATGACATCGGATACGGGAGGAACATCGACAACATCGGATCTCCGGTGGGATTACAATATCGACTACAATGGCCATAAGGCGAACAAGGCCACCATGAATATGAATATGGGTACGAGCGACAGCGCGACGACCGAGGTCATCACATCCTATACGGATGTGGCATCGGGCGCAACGCTGGGAGGCCATATAAAGATGATGACCGGCAGCCAGGTGGTTTTAGACCAGGACATACAGCCCGGCGCTTCGGCAACGACCACGCCCGGCGCGAGCACGGAAAACCCGCTGACGACATACCAGGGCACTTCAGTCACTAAGATCGGGACAGAATCTGTCACGGTCCCCGCCGGGACGTATACTGCCACGAAATATACGTGGACGAGCGGCAGCAATACAGGAAACGTGTGGGTGGCCCCCAACGTGCCCATACCAGTTAAGATGTCGTACAGCGCCGCGAGCTCCACGACTGACATGGAACTGGTCGGATGGGGCTAAGCGCTCCATCTCCTCTTCTTATTTTTTCGGCTTTCTTTGTCCCTTGACGACTCTATCGGCGGGCGGCACGTACTTCGGCCGGTCTTTAAAAAGGATGTACGTGTACGCGACGAAGAGCAATATCTGGAAGCCCAGGAAGGGCCATGCGTAGGATGATCTCGAGATCCCGAAGCGGTTGTCGGCAATGAGCAGTACCACCAGGACCACCGGCAGCCAGAGCAGCTTTACCCAGCGCATCATACGGTCGTTCATTTTTCTTTTCATCGCCTAGCTCTAAATGGGTGCAACTATAAAAGTCTAACCCGCGCGGCCATAAAACGCCTATAAGCTGGCCGATGGATTGATTTGTCAGTGAAATTATGAAGACGCTCATCGCCTGCTATTCATTTGCGGGAAACACGCTCAAAGTCGCCGAGAGGGCTCGCCGACACTTTTAAATAGTGAATGCCCCAAATTGACGAGCACACGGAGCATGATCCAGAGTGGACGTTGATTCTTTTATTAAGGACGCAGTCGCCGATATCAAGGTTAGTGTCAGGGACGGCAAAGCCATCATCGCGCTGTCGGGCGGGGTGGATAGCAGCGTTTGTGCCATACTGGCCTACCGCGCTCTGGGCGAGCGCCTGATACCCGTATACGTCGATACGGGGCTCATGCGAAAGGGCGAGACCGACCGCATACGCGAAGTATTTAAGTTCATGGACCCGAAGATCGTCGACGCCAGCGGCCAGTTCTTCGCGGCGCTCAAGGGCGTTACGGACCCCGAAAAGAAGCGCAAGGCCGTCGGCGAGACGTTCATCCGCGTCTTCGAGCAAGTGGCACAGGACATTAAGGCCGATTACCTGCTCCAGGGCACGATCTACCCGGACCGCATCGAGTCTGAAGGGGGAATTAAATCCCACCACAACGTGGGCGGAATGCCCTCGCATATCGCGTTCAAAGGCGTCGTGGAGCCGATCGCTGACTTATATAAGGACGAGGTCCGCGAGGTCGCCCGGGCATTAAAATTACCGGAGGAGATATCGGAGCGCATGCCCTTCCCCGGCCCCGGCCTGTCCGTGCGGGTCATCGGAGAGGTGACGCCCGAAAAGATCGCCGTCGCCCGCGAGGCCAACGCCATCGTGGAAGAGGAACTCGTCCACCAGTACCACCCATGGCAGTGCCTGGCCGCATTGCTGGAGAAGGGCACCGGCGTCAAGGGCGATAACCGCTGCCACGGCTGGATCATCGCCGTTAGAGCGGTCGAATCCCGGGACGCCATGACGGCAAACCACATGGAACTTCCCTGGAAGACGCTCAACAGGATTTCTTCCCGGATTACTTCCGAGATACCCTCGGTGGCCCGGGTCGTCTACGATATTACGCCGAAGCCGCCGGCGACCATCGAGTTTGAGTAGGCTGCCCCCCAGGCGGCCTTTATTTTCCGTTATTTTTTTAACCCTTAAGGATGTAAAACGGTCTATCCATATTGAGTGAGAAGAATGGCACAAGCAAAGTCAAAGGTCAGGCTCTCCGAGGAGGAGGCAATCGCGAAGGACGCTAGGTACGTCGTCCAGTCGTACGGGCGCCAGCCAGTGGTCCTCACAAAAGGCAAGGGCGCGCTCGTATGGGACGTGAACGGCCGCGAGTACATCGACTGCGTGGCCGGAATCGCCGTCAACAACCTGGGCCACTGCCACCCGAAAGTTGTCTCGGCCATCCAGGAGCAGGCGGCGAAGCTCATGCACACCTCGAACCTCTACTATACGGACATCCAGCCGGAGCTGGCTGAAAAGCTCGCGCAGATCACGGGGATGGACCGCATCTTCTTCGCCAACTCGGGCACCGAATCCGTCGAGGCGGCCATGAAGCTCGCCCGGAAGAGGACCGGGAGGAAAGGGTTTATCGCCGCCGAGCACTGCTTCCATGGCCGGACCATGGGAGCGCTGAGCATCACCCATAAATCGAAGTACAGGGAGCCCTTCGAGCCCCTGGTGCCGGGCGCTAAGTTCGTGCCGTACGGGGACGCTGATGCCATTCGCCGCGCCCTGAGCAGGGACGTGGCCGCCGTCGTGCTCGAGCCGGTCCAGGGCGAGGGCGGCGTGCAGATACCGCCGAAGGATTATCTCGCAGAGGTCCGGGAGATCTGCGACAAGGCCGGGACGCTGCTGATCTTCGACGAGGTGCAGACGGGCATGGGCCGCACCGGAAAGTGGTTCGCGAAGGAACACTCCGGCGTGGAGCCCGATATCATGTGCGTCGCCAAGGGCATCGCGGGCGGATTCCCCATGGGCATCATGGCCGCCCAGGAGGGCATCGCCAGCGCCTTCAGGAAGGGCGACCACGCCTCGACGTTCGGCGGCAACGCGCTCGGGTGTGCGGCAGCGCTGGCGGCGATCCGCGCCATCGAGGAGGAGCACCTCCTGGAGCGCTCCCGGGACATGGGCGACTACCTCAAGAAGGAGCTGTCAATCCACTGCAAGCAGGACTTCGTGGACCACGTCCGCGGCGTGGGCATGATGGTCGGCGTCCAGATGAACAAGGAGGGCAACGCCCTCGTCGACAAGGCTCGCGAGAAGGGCGTGCTCATCAACGTCGCCTCCGATACCGTCATACGATTCGTCCCGCCCTTCGTCATCACGAAGGAAGAGATCGACCGCGTCGTGGACGTCGTCAGCGACCTGACGCCATAAGCTGCCGGCAATTGCCGGCGACCTTATTTTTAGACACTTCAACATTGTTAAGCCAAAATGTTTTTACATATTGTGTCATATTCTTTTTGGAAAGTCACAGGCAAATTTTGCCATATTTACGGTCGAGGCTTTTATGCTTAATATTGAAAATCTAACGGTAGAAGTCGATGGCAAGCGCATCCTGAGCGACGTGAACCTCTTCATCGGGGAGGGCGAGACGCACGCGCTGTTCGGCCCGAACGGGTCGGGCAAGACCTCGCTGTTGTTCACGATGGCGGGAGTGCCGAAGTATAAGGTAAAGTCAGGTAAGATCACCTTCAAGGGCAAGGACATTACCGATGCGCCGATGGACGAGCGCGCCAAGCTGGGCATCGGCATCATGTTCCAGCACCCGCCCGTCCTGAGAGGCGTCAAGCTCAACGACATGGTAAAGGTCAGCATGGAAAGGCTGAATAATAAGAAGGTCAGCGACGACGAGGTAAATGCGCTTGCGAAAAAGCTCAACCTCGAGAACTTTTTATCCAGGGACGTCAACCTGGGCTTCTCGGGCGGCGAGATCAAGCGCTCCGAGCTTTTACAGCTTCTGGCCCAGAGCCCGGACCTGGTCTTACTGGACGAGCCGGACAGCGGCGTCGACCTGGTCAACATAGGCCTGGTGGGCAGCACCATCAACGAGCTCCTGCAGAAGGACAAGAAGACCCTTCACAGGACCAAATCGGGCCTCATAATCACGCACTTCGGCAACATCCTGGACTACGTGAAGGCGGACAAGGCCTACGTGATGATGAAGGGCACGGTGCTCTGCCAGGGCAACCCGACGGAGCTCCTCGAAGACATCAGACACCGCGGATACGGAGAGTGCCTCGCATGCTTGAACAAGTGAGGATAGACGAGATAAAAAGGAGAGCGGAGGCGGCAAAGGATAAGAAGCCGGCCTACGGCAACGACATCGACCTGAACAAGTACGTAAAGGACGTGCCGACCAGGGAGCGGATCACCACGCTAAACGAGCTCTCGTCGGGTGTCAGAGAAAGAGCGCTCACCATCGGCCTGGACGCCTCGGAGGCAAACCGCTCGGGCTCGTTCTTCCAGCACGACCAGACCGTCGTGATCTCGAAGGCCATGCAGGAAGGCCTGGAGCTCATGGACATCAACGAGGCGCTGGAAAAGTACGACTGGATGAAGGACTACTACTTCAAGCTGGTCCAGCCGGACGCGGACAAGTTCACCGCGTACAGCGCCACCCACAAGGTCGCCGGCTACTTCATAAGGGCGCTGCCGGGCGCGAAGATCGAGTTCCCACTGCAGGCCTGCCTGTATTTAGGCCGAGAGGGCATGATCCAGAACGTGCACAACGTCATCATAGCCGAAGAGGGGAGCGAACTCCATATTATCTCGGGCTGCACCTCGGACGTCCACGTTACGCAGGGAGTCCACGTCGGCATCTCCGAGTTCTTTGTCAAGGATAATGCCAAGATCACCTTCACCATGATCCATAACTGGGCAGAGAACCTGGTAGTCAGGCCCCGGTCCGCCACGCGCATGGGCAAGAACTCGGTTTTCATGAGCAACTATGTCTGCATGAAGCCGGTGAAGGACATCCAGATGTACCCCGCGTCCACGATGGAGGGCGAGAACGGCGTGGCCCGCTACAACACGGTCATCGTGGCGCCGAAAGGCTCCCACCTGGATATCGGCTCCAAGGCCGTCCTAAAGGCGAAGGGATGCCGTGCGGAGCTGGTCGCCAAGACCATTAGCCGCGGCGGCTACATCGCTTCGAGGGGCCTCATAGAGGGCGACGTGCCCGACACCAAGGCGCACCTGGAATGCCGCGGGCTGCTATTATCGGACGAGGGCGTCATTTACGCCGTACCCGAGCTTTTAGGCGTCAAACAGGGCGTCGACCTGAGCCATGAGGCAGCGGTCGGCAAGATCAACGAGGATGAAATACAGTATTTAATGGCCAGGGGCGTCGACTCGGATACGGCGACAGCTCTGATCGTCCGGGGATTCCTCAACGTGGACATCGAGGGCCTCCCGCCCGCGCTGCAGGCGGAGATGAAGAAGGCCATCGAGCTGGGCGAAAAGGCGGCGATGTAGGCATCGCCCTTCCCGCCTTTTTCCTTAATTCCTTTTTCTTTTATTATTTTACTGCGTTGAATTGCTCCGGCATTTTAAGTTTCATAAGGGCACGGAGGACACTATTTTTCACCACAAATGCGAGTGGTTCCGTGTTTGATTAGTAGTCCTTTGCCCTATTTTCCACTTTCGTACAGCCCGTCGGTTTTTCAACACGAAAACACGAATTCTTTTATATCCCACGTAAGGGTACTAAAATCACTAAGGCCCATGCCTGGCGCTTAAAACACGAAACAACCTCCCGAATGAGCACCAAACCACAAAAGGATTGAACCACGAGAACGGCATGACCCTTATACTTTATTTTATATGCTTTCTCTGGTGTTTCAAGTTAATTTAGTGAGGTCAGGGCATTCGAGAGGTTGTTTAGTGTTTTGACGTGAAAGCATCCACTTTAGTGTGGTTAGTGCCCCTTACGTGGGATATAAAATAATTCGTGTTTTAGTGTTGAAAAACTGGACAAATCAGCGAACCACACGAACAAAGGACAAACGACCACAAAACAAACACGGAACCACCCGCCTTTTAAGGCATACGTTAAAAGCAAGAAAAATCGAACATCTAAAAATCGGAGAACAGCCTCCTTTTTAAACTTTATTCGCTTTTTGTTTGCGTACTTTTATCGATAGTATGGCAATGTAAGCGAGCGCTATCGTTATAATGGACAGCATGGACGCGCCTATGAATAACATCGATATAGACGAGATGAGGCATATGGCCAGGATCACGAAGGCAGTGAACAGGTCGCTGTCGAATTTCATGCCTTTCGCCGAAACATAAAGAAGGACCAGCATGGCGGCCGCTGTGAATATGAAGATGGTTAGCTCCGCATAGCCCATGTAATACAGAATGATAGCCAGAGGTATCGTCAGGAAGACGGATACTGAAAGGATGTTATCGGGCATAAAATTAAAGGCTTTTCTAGCTTTTACAGGGCGGACGAGGGCTATGAGCCCGGGATTTTCGCAGAGCCCATAGCGGTAAGCCGCGTACACTACGAGCTCGCCCATGATGATCCCGAAAAGAGCGCCGGCAAGTACATCGCTCGGATAATGGACGCCGAGATAGAGCCGGCTCAGGCTCACGGCGATGGCCAGTACGTACCCGGCCGCGTAGTATTGCCAGCCATAGTATGCGCCCAGGATCGAGACCGCCAGGAAAATGGAAAAGGCATGGCCGCTCGGGAAGGAGTAGGAGTTCAGGATGAGGAAATCAGACGTATTCGCGCCGAAGGGCCTGGGCCGCTGCACTATTTCCTTAATGTCGTCGACCACGACAATGCTGAAAAGCAGCCCTATGAGGAGAACCGCCGAAAAGACCTTCATCCTGTTCTTGCCCATCGCAAAGCCCAGCGACGCCAGCACGGTAAGCGTTAAGGGGCTGCCAAGCTGAGTAACGATAAAAAAGAACCACCGGTAGTCCGGCAGCTGCTGCATAAACATTGGCAGCAGATAATTGTCAAAACCGAACGGCTCGAGCATCACTTATCGATAGACTCATATAACGTATAAGCTATTTCGCTCTTAAATATAAAATGGAAAAGTATATCCGTCGGAAAGTAGTATCCTACTTCCGGTAGCACTTGTTATATGTGCTTCCCTGATGAAAAATATTTGTTAAAATGGCACTCCCGCATTAAAAATTCGCTCGATGATAGTATTCACCAGACTTCGTCCGTTTTATGCGGGAGTACCACACACTAATAATCCCAATTGCGTATCTTCGCTAATATGTCTTTTGGCTCCTGGTAAACGGATACGCCTTCCATCTCCGTGAGCATCTTCGTATTGCGGGCGTCGATCTTTCTTATATTCAGCGGTACGGCCCCCCCGCCGCTGATGGCGCCGTATTCGCACATGTCGACACAAATGCCGCAGCCCTGGCACTTTAACAGGTCTATCTGGTCCGTGATGGCTTCGTTCGGGCAGCTTTCCCGTGGCGGGCACGGCTCGCAGGACTTGCACTTCGAGCGGTCGATGGTATAGGGCATCTCGGACATGACGCCGCTCTCCCAGTCCACGGGAACAATGAGCGATGGGATACCTCCCTTCATGGCCTGGGCGGCACAGTTCGTCACAAGCGTATCGGCGATGCCGTAGACGATCTTGGCGACGGTGTTCGAGGTCGCCGGCATTAAGATAAAAACGTCATACCGGCCCACGTTGAAACGGCCGATCTTGGGAAAGCTCGAGCCCTGGTTCGAGTCCAGGTAGATCTCGTTGAGGTAGGAGCCGTCGGAGATCTCCTTTGTCGACTCCAGGAGACCATACATCCGGGAGACTTCCTCCCCGGCCCGGGACACGAACGTCGTGATCGAGTGGCCGTCCTTCTTTAGCTCCTTCATTGTCTCGTACGAGTCCTTCAGGAGATGGCCGGCGCCCGTGATGCCCCATGCAATGCGTAGATGATCGCCCATTCCCGACACCCAGTATAGACTCATTTTGACCGTTATTAACCTTATCGGTGGAATACGGCACATTTTTCCCTAATCAAACTGTCGATGCTACAGTAAAGACAAGCCACGCCCTTTAGGACGTGGAATTTGGCTGGCCGCGGTATGTTTTATAACTTTTTATGACCGTATTTTTAATTTTTCCGTTGATTCTTTGGATCATGTTAACTGGATAAAGACCTAAGGTTCGTTCTGCACAGGAGGCATTTCAATATATGTTGCAAAAAACAATTGAAAAAGATGTTATATCTGCAAATATTGACGAGATGCTTGAGTCGGGCGAGCTGGTCAAATTAAAACAGGCAAACGGCTCTACTGAATACAATATTAAAATAAATAGCGAAAGGCCCTGGGACCATAAAGAAAAATTGCATATGGTGTATTTTGATTTACCATATGGATATAATAAATACGCTTTTTCATTAGAAGCTAAAGGAAGCGAGGGCGATGTCGCAGAAGCGTACTGGGCATCGGATGATCCGGATGACGCTCGTATTATACTGCATGCAAAAAAAAGTAGGAGTTTAAAAAAACACCTCTGTCAGGTCAGTGTCTTGATACACGACGTATACGCGAAAAAGAAATGGAAATAGCCTTTTAATTTATTGAATATTTAGGGGATGGTCAAATGCATTATAGAGTCATAAAAAGCACCGGCGATAAACTATTGGCCCTTGGCTTAGGGTGCGTGGTCTAAAGTAATGTATCACGTAAATATGGGCGGGGGCTTTGCTGGAAATGGCAAAAAA is a window encoding:
- a CDS encoding flavodoxin family protein, whose amino-acid sequence is MADRPNILIIFTSWSGNTEALAEAIAGGARGAGNGNVDVTVKRAGDTGRGDIEKASALAFGSPTYYSYMSGEMKTLFDKALPFRDAFYKKPAIAFATGNGGQQKCIESIERILEFFEVTFVQRSDILSAGLAVQGKPDEGALRQAKAIGRKLGDAGIAYACSLGRKNIITG
- the guaA gene encoding glutamine-hydrolyzing GMP synthase yields the protein MDVDSFIKDAVADIKVSVRDGKAIIALSGGVDSSVCAILAYRALGERLIPVYVDTGLMRKGETDRIREVFKFMDPKIVDASGQFFAALKGVTDPEKKRKAVGETFIRVFEQVAQDIKADYLLQGTIYPDRIESEGGIKSHHNVGGMPSHIAFKGVVEPIADLYKDEVREVARALKLPEEISERMPFPGPGLSVRVIGEVTPEKIAVAREANAIVEEELVHQYHPWQCLAALLEKGTGVKGDNRCHGWIIAVRAVESRDAMTANHMELPWKTLNRISSRITSEIPSVARVVYDITPKPPATIEFE
- a CDS encoding acetylornithine transaminase — encoded protein: MAQAKSKVRLSEEEAIAKDARYVVQSYGRQPVVLTKGKGALVWDVNGREYIDCVAGIAVNNLGHCHPKVVSAIQEQAAKLMHTSNLYYTDIQPELAEKLAQITGMDRIFFANSGTESVEAAMKLARKRTGRKGFIAAEHCFHGRTMGALSITHKSKYREPFEPLVPGAKFVPYGDADAIRRALSRDVAAVVLEPVQGEGGVQIPPKDYLAEVREICDKAGTLLIFDEVQTGMGRTGKWFAKEHSGVEPDIMCVAKGIAGGFPMGIMAAQEGIASAFRKGDHASTFGGNALGCAAALAAIRAIEEEHLLERSRDMGDYLKKELSIHCKQDFVDHVRGVGMMVGVQMNKEGNALVDKAREKGVLINVASDTVIRFVPPFVITKEEIDRVVDVVSDLTP
- a CDS encoding ABC transporter ATP-binding protein — its product is MLNIENLTVEVDGKRILSDVNLFIGEGETHALFGPNGSGKTSLLFTMAGVPKYKVKSGKITFKGKDITDAPMDERAKLGIGIMFQHPPVLRGVKLNDMVKVSMERLNNKKVSDDEVNALAKKLNLENFLSRDVNLGFSGGEIKRSELLQLLAQSPDLVLLDEPDSGVDLVNIGLVGSTINELLQKDKKTLHRTKSGLIITHFGNILDYVKADKAYVMMKGTVLCQGNPTELLEDIRHRGYGECLACLNK
- a CDS encoding SufD family Fe-S cluster assembly protein produces the protein MLEQVRIDEIKRRAEAAKDKKPAYGNDIDLNKYVKDVPTRERITTLNELSSGVRERALTIGLDASEANRSGSFFQHDQTVVISKAMQEGLELMDINEALEKYDWMKDYYFKLVQPDADKFTAYSATHKVAGYFIRALPGAKIEFPLQACLYLGREGMIQNVHNVIIAEEGSELHIISGCTSDVHVTQGVHVGISEFFVKDNAKITFTMIHNWAENLVVRPRSATRMGKNSVFMSNYVCMKPVKDIQMYPASTMEGENGVARYNTVIVAPKGSHLDIGSKAVLKAKGCRAELVAKTISRGGYIASRGLIEGDVPDTKAHLECRGLLLSDEGVIYAVPELLGVKQGVDLSHEAAVGKINEDEIQYLMARGVDSDTATALIVRGFLNVDIEGLPPALQAEMKKAIELGEKAAM
- a CDS encoding phosphatase PAP2 family protein, which translates into the protein MLEPFGFDNYLLPMFMQQLPDYRWFFFIVTQLGSPLTLTVLASLGFAMGKNRMKVFSAVLLIGLLFSIVVVDDIKEIVQRPRPFGANTSDFLILNSYSFPSGHAFSIFLAVSILGAYYGWQYYAAGYVLAIAVSLSRLYLGVHYPSDVLAGALFGIIMGELVVYAAYRYGLCENPGLIALVRPVKARKAFNFMPDNILSVSVFLTIPLAIILYYMGYAELTIFIFTAAAMLVLLYVSAKGMKFDSDLFTAFVILAICLISSISMLFIGASMLSIITIALAYIAILSIKVRKQKANKV
- a CDS encoding dihydromethanopterin reductase (acceptor); the protein is MSLYWVSGMGDHLRIAWGITGAGHLLKDSYETMKELKKDGHSITTFVSRAGEEVSRMYGLLESTKEISDGSYLNEIYLDSNQGSSFPKIGRFNVGRYDVFILMPATSNTVAKIVYGIADTLVTNCAAQAMKGGIPSLIVPVDWESGVMSEMPYTIDRSKCKSCEPCPPRESCPNEAITDQIDLLKCQGCGICVDMCEYGAISGGGAVPLNIRKIDARNTKMLTEMEGVSVYQEPKDILAKIRNWDY